The Rhododendron vialii isolate Sample 1 chromosome 6a, ASM3025357v1 genome includes a window with the following:
- the LOC131328928 gene encoding uncharacterized protein LOC131328928 — protein sequence MAKIPAARLTRFSAAFEELEARARLSESSGSEHSAAEEESSGDLSELVDLFSERDCGVEGESCGGGEGEKERSCREPEMYGEESETKRMLKSLIEHMEEEEDGGVRRVISAEVESAWRSLGSVGGSSDEIKRRVMSLLRLKGLDAGLCKSRWDRTTQTPAGEHEYMDIVIAGTRYIIDTCPAAQYTIARPTDHYASMLQLFPQVLVCKGVELKKLVRLMCTAMRQSLKKKEMHVPPWRTNAYMQAKWFGSYKRTTNGVPATNVASRGGCLARKSWVGFRTSQILLTSQHVCL from the exons atggcgaAGATACCGGCGGCGAGGTTGACAAGATTTTCAGCGGCTTTCGAGGAATTAGAAGCTCGGGCTCGGCTGAGCGAGAGCAGCGGAAGCGAGCACTCAGCAGCAGAGGAGGAGAGTTCCGGTGACCTGTCGGAGCTAGTGGACTTGTTTTCGGAGAGAGATTGTGGAGTTGAAGGAGAGAGTTGTGGAGGTGGAGAGGGCGAGAAAGAGAGGAGTTGCAGGGAACCGGAAATGTATGGCGAGGAATCCGAGACGAAGCGGATGTTGAAGAGTTTGATCGAACacatggaggaggaggaggatggcgGCGTGAGGCGAGTGATCAGTGCTGAGGTCGAGTCGGCATGGCGAAGCTTGGGGAGTGTCGGTGGTTCGTCGGACGAGATTAAGCGTCGCGTGATGAGTCTGTTGCGCCTCAAAGGTTTAGATGCAG GTCTCTGCAAATCCCGGTGGGACCGAACCACCCAGACCCCGGCCGGTGAACATGAATACATGGACATCGTCATCGCTGGAACTCGCTACATCATCGACACATGTCCAGCCGCTCAATACACAATCGCTCGACCAACTGACCACTATGCGTCGATGCTACAACTCTTCCCTCAGGTTCTTGTTTGCAAAGGAGTCGAGCTCAAAAAGTTGGTGAGGTTAATGTGCACCGCGATGAGACAGTCcttgaagaagaaggaaatgcaTGTGCCGCCGTGGAGGACGAACGCCTACATGCAGGCCAAGTGGTTCGGATCGTATAAGCGAACTACGAACGGTGTTCCTGCGACGAATGTAGCATCTCGTGGTGGCTGTTTGGCCAGAAAAAGTTGGGTTGGGTTTAGGACGTCGCAGATTCTTCTAACTAGTCAGCATGTGTGTTTGTAG